The following coding sequences are from one Prochlorococcus sp. MIT 1314 window:
- the gshA gene encoding glutamate--cysteine ligase, which yields MINNNLYKGFEVELFTGSLNSHIGVSADIEKHFSNFVKEPDNRNVEYITTPEKDYKFLYEKLRTPRKNLRQWLNNKGLTIIPSSTLCFKHDIQFQRSDIENVYHQFIQDNYGISIATSSVHINIGIDNLDKLFAAIRLIRSEAALYLSISASSPFLNNKITENHSQRWIQFPKTPSKVPFFVNHNSYVDWIEENIANKNMQNIRHFWSSIRPNGPQRPLILDRLELRICDFVHDINLLLGITAMLELRILNLFDNMDTLDPLTASVFSIDELSEICDQNEINAAKESLNSQLIHWQDGKKIICRDWIKNLLSDLSSTAEKFSMKHLLKPIYKVLDEGNQSMKWINQYKNGLSIDQIMKIAIEDMIKSEEEDV from the coding sequence ATGATTAACAATAATCTTTATAAGGGGTTTGAGGTTGAACTTTTCACAGGTTCTTTAAATTCTCATATTGGTGTTTCCGCTGATATTGAAAAACATTTTTCTAATTTTGTGAAAGAGCCAGATAATAGGAATGTTGAATATATAACAACACCTGAAAAAGACTATAAGTTTTTATACGAGAAATTAAGAACTCCAAGAAAAAATTTAAGACAATGGCTAAACAATAAAGGTTTAACAATTATTCCTTCATCCACGCTTTGTTTTAAACACGATATTCAATTTCAAAGATCTGATATTGAAAATGTTTATCATCAATTTATACAAGATAATTATGGAATCTCTATCGCAACCTCAAGTGTCCACATAAATATAGGAATAGATAACTTAGATAAGCTTTTTGCTGCCATAAGACTGATAAGATCTGAAGCCGCTTTGTATCTCTCAATAAGTGCTAGCTCACCTTTTTTAAATAATAAAATTACGGAAAATCATTCTCAGAGATGGATTCAGTTTCCCAAAACACCAAGTAAAGTACCTTTTTTTGTAAATCATAATAGCTATGTCGATTGGATCGAAGAAAATATAGCTAATAAAAATATGCAAAATATTAGGCATTTTTGGTCTTCAATCCGACCAAATGGTCCCCAAAGGCCTTTAATTCTTGATCGATTGGAATTAAGAATTTGTGATTTTGTTCATGATATTAATTTGCTATTAGGGATAACAGCCATGCTAGAACTAAGGATTTTAAATCTTTTTGATAATATGGATACTTTAGATCCTTTGACTGCTAGTGTATTTTCTATCGATGAATTATCAGAAATATGTGATCAGAATGAAATTAATGCTGCTAAAGAAAGTCTGAATTCACAGTTAATTCACTGGCAAGATGGAAAAAAAATTATTTGTAGAGATTGGATTAAAAATTTATTATCAGATTTATCATCCACCGCAGAAAAATTTAGTATGAAACATCTTTTGAAACCTATCTATAAAGTGCTTGACGAAGGTAATCAATCTATGAAATGGATAAATCAATATAAAAACGGTCTTTCTATTGATCAGATAATGAAAATTGCTATCGAAGATATGATTAAGAGTGAAGAAGAGGATGTTTAA
- a CDS encoding anthranilate synthase component I family protein encodes MISSQKDSFLKAHKEGKNFIPITQTWPADLETPLSTWLKLSDKDSHGVFLESVEGGENLGRWSIVATKPLWEAISYREEIVKTWNNGKKEIYKGDPFDILRNWTKEYKSSMLDNFPSIGQLYGSWGYELINRIEPSVPINEIQEKNIPYGSWMFFDQLVIFDQIKRCITAVVYADTSSLKEFSIEEVYLNAISKLQKTRNLMKVPLKESEFLDWNENENLNLDLKSNWKKKDFEDAVLSAKEYIRKGDIFQIVISQRFHTKVNNEPFNLYRSLRMVNPSPYMSFFDFGSWYLIGSSPEVMVKAEKNKDNQIVANLRPIAGTRPRGIDHQQDLKLEKDLLKDPKEIAEHVMLIDLGRNDLGRVCEIGTVEVKDLMVIEKYSHVMHIVSEVEGILKKNTDVWDLLKACFPAGTVTGAPKIRAMQLIKYFEKDARGPYAGVYGSIDINGALNTAITIRTMIVKPSKDGKYDISVQAGAGIVADSFPENEYQETINKAKGILKALACLDN; translated from the coding sequence ATGATCAGCTCACAGAAAGATAGTTTTTTAAAGGCACACAAAGAAGGTAAAAATTTTATACCTATCACCCAAACTTGGCCAGCAGATTTAGAGACTCCATTATCGACTTGGTTAAAATTATCAGATAAAGATTCTCATGGTGTTTTTCTTGAATCTGTAGAAGGCGGAGAGAATTTGGGAAGATGGAGTATTGTTGCTACTAAACCTCTTTGGGAAGCAATTTCTTATCGAGAAGAAATAGTTAAAACTTGGAATAATGGAAAAAAGGAAATTTATAAAGGTGATCCCTTTGATATTTTAAGAAATTGGACAAAGGAATATAAATCATCCATGCTTGATAACTTTCCATCAATTGGACAATTATATGGTTCTTGGGGTTATGAATTAATTAATCGAATAGAACCAAGCGTTCCAATAAATGAAATTCAAGAAAAGAATATTCCTTATGGCTCTTGGATGTTTTTTGATCAGTTAGTTATTTTTGATCAAATTAAAAGATGCATAACCGCAGTGGTCTACGCAGATACAAGTTCTTTAAAAGAATTTTCTATTGAAGAAGTTTATCTAAACGCAATTTCTAAACTTCAGAAAACTAGAAATTTAATGAAAGTTCCTCTAAAAGAAAGTGAGTTCTTAGATTGGAATGAAAATGAGAATTTGAATTTAGATCTTAAAAGTAATTGGAAGAAAAAAGATTTTGAGGATGCAGTTCTCTCTGCAAAAGAATATATAAGAAAAGGAGATATCTTCCAAATAGTTATAAGTCAGAGATTTCACACTAAAGTCAATAATGAACCTTTTAATTTATATAGAAGTTTGAGGATGGTTAATCCCTCTCCATATATGTCATTTTTTGATTTTGGCTCATGGTATCTTATTGGTTCCAGTCCTGAAGTAATGGTTAAAGCTGAAAAGAATAAAGATAATCAGATTGTTGCAAACTTGAGACCAATAGCTGGTACAAGACCTAGAGGTATTGATCATCAGCAAGATCTTAAATTAGAAAAAGATTTATTAAAAGATCCAAAAGAGATAGCTGAGCATGTAATGCTAATAGATCTTGGAAGAAATGATCTTGGAAGAGTTTGTGAAATTGGTACCGTGGAGGTCAAAGATTTAATGGTTATTGAGAAATATTCACATGTTATGCATATAGTTAGTGAAGTTGAGGGAATCTTAAAAAAAAATACTGATGTATGGGATTTACTAAAGGCATGTTTTCCCGCTGGAACTGTAACTGGTGCACCAAAAATAAGAGCTATGCAATTGATAAAATACTTTGAAAAAGATGCTAGAGGACCTTATGCTGGTGTTTACGGATCGATTGATATTAATGGTGCATTAAATACGGCAATAACAATAAGAACTATGATCGTTAAACCCTCAAAAGATGGAAAATATGATATTTCAGTGCAAGCTGGTGCTGGAATAGTTGCTGATTCTTTTCCTGAAAATGAATATCAAGAGACAATCAATAAAGCAAAGGGGATACTAAAAGCATTAGCCTGTTTGGATAATTAA
- the ppc gene encoding phosphoenolpyruvate carboxylase — protein MNSFQQIKNNNVDLISNNDPLDKNRLLIEDLWESVLREECPDDQAERLIQLKELSYSKRMDCDSSKTFKNEIVDIVNSMDLAESIAAARAFSLYFQLVNILEQRVEEDRYIQSFTNKNVQKSPDNLDPFAPALARQNAPVTFRELFYRLRKLNVPPGKLEALLQEMDIRLVFTAHPTEIVRHTIRHKQTRVANLLKKIQVEQFLTKEEKNSLKTQLKEEVRLWWRTDELHQFKPSVLDEVDYALHYFQQVLFNAMPQLRGRIAEALTENYPDVQMPSESFCNFGSWVGSDRDGNPSVTPEITWRTACYQRQLMLERYIIATSNLRDQLSVSMQWSQVSSSLLESLETDRVKFPEIYEARATRYRSEPYRLKLSYILEKLRLTQERNNLLAENGWKFDLEGEMDNKDIDKIENLYYKSVNEFTYDLELIKNSLISTDLTCEAVNTLLTQVHIFGFSLASLDIRQESTRHSDAIQELTNYLDLSVQYDQMSEPEKMKWLIDELNTKRPLIPSDVNWTKTTEETFSVFKMVKRLQQEFGSRICHSYVISMSHSASDLLEVLLLAKEMGLIDQNSQKSKLLVVPLFETVEDLKRAPEVMENLFKLDFYRSLLPKSGESFRPLQELMLGYSDSNKDSGFVSSNWEIHRAQIALQNLASRNNILLRLFHGRGGSVGRGGGPAYQAILAQPSGTLKGRIKITEQGEVLASKYSLPELALYNLETVTTAVIQNSLVNNSLDATPEWNQLMSRLAETSRTHYRKLVHENPDLLNFFQEVTPIEEISKLQISSRPARRKKGAKDLSSLRAIPWVFGWTQSRFLLPSWFGVGTALSSELNSDPQQIELLRVLHQRWPFFRMLISKVEMTLSKVDLEVARYYVDTLGSKANKDSFDDIFEVISQEYNLTKSLILEITGKNKLLESDRDLKSSVSLRNKTIIPLGFLQVSLLRRLRDQTRQPPISEFLIDKDESRRAYSRSELLRGALLTINGIAAGMRNTG, from the coding sequence ATGAATTCCTTTCAACAGATAAAAAATAATAACGTGGATCTGATAAGTAACAATGATCCACTTGATAAAAATCGTCTTTTAATAGAGGATTTATGGGAATCTGTGCTCAGAGAAGAATGCCCTGATGATCAAGCAGAGAGACTAATACAGCTTAAAGAATTGAGTTATTCAAAACGAATGGATTGTGATAGTTCAAAAACTTTTAAAAATGAAATAGTTGATATTGTAAATTCTATGGATTTGGCAGAATCCATAGCAGCAGCAAGGGCGTTTTCATTATATTTTCAACTAGTGAATATTTTGGAACAAAGAGTGGAGGAAGATAGATATATTCAAAGCTTTACCAATAAGAATGTTCAAAAATCGCCAGATAATCTAGATCCTTTTGCCCCAGCATTGGCCAGACAAAATGCTCCAGTAACTTTTAGAGAATTATTTTATAGGCTGAGAAAATTAAATGTACCTCCAGGAAAACTAGAGGCATTATTGCAGGAAATGGATATTCGTTTAGTTTTTACTGCACATCCGACCGAGATAGTAAGACATACGATTAGGCATAAGCAAACCAGAGTTGCAAATTTGTTGAAAAAAATACAGGTTGAGCAATTTTTAACAAAAGAAGAAAAAAATTCTCTAAAAACTCAATTAAAAGAGGAAGTAAGACTATGGTGGAGAACAGATGAATTGCATCAATTTAAACCTTCAGTTTTAGACGAAGTGGATTATGCTTTGCATTATTTTCAGCAAGTTTTATTTAATGCAATGCCTCAATTGAGAGGTAGAATCGCTGAAGCACTCACCGAAAATTATCCAGATGTTCAGATGCCTTCTGAATCTTTTTGTAACTTCGGTTCTTGGGTCGGCTCCGATAGGGATGGTAATCCATCGGTTACTCCAGAGATAACATGGAGAACTGCTTGCTACCAAAGGCAGTTGATGTTGGAAAGATATATTATTGCAACATCTAATCTTAGAGATCAATTAAGTGTTTCAATGCAATGGAGTCAAGTAAGTTCTTCTTTATTAGAGTCATTGGAAACAGATAGGGTTAAGTTCCCAGAAATTTATGAAGCCAGGGCGACAAGATACAGATCAGAACCTTATAGATTGAAATTAAGTTATATTTTAGAAAAATTAAGGTTAACACAAGAAAGGAATAATTTATTAGCTGAAAATGGGTGGAAATTTGACTTAGAGGGAGAAATGGATAATAAAGATATAGATAAAATTGAAAACTTATATTATAAATCAGTAAACGAATTTACCTATGACCTCGAACTAATTAAAAATAGCCTGATTAGTACAGATTTAACTTGCGAGGCAGTTAATACATTACTTACACAGGTTCATATTTTTGGTTTTTCTTTAGCAAGTTTAGATATTCGTCAAGAAAGTACAAGGCATAGTGACGCTATACAAGAGCTTACAAATTATCTTGATTTATCTGTGCAATATGATCAAATGTCTGAGCCAGAGAAAATGAAATGGCTCATAGACGAATTAAATACCAAAAGGCCTTTAATTCCCTCTGATGTCAACTGGACAAAAACTACAGAAGAAACCTTTTCAGTTTTTAAAATGGTTAAGAGACTCCAGCAAGAATTTGGTAGTCGTATTTGTCATTCTTATGTCATTTCAATGAGTCATAGTGCGTCTGATTTACTTGAAGTTCTTTTGCTGGCAAAAGAAATGGGACTTATTGATCAAAATTCACAAAAGTCAAAATTATTAGTCGTTCCTCTTTTTGAAACTGTTGAAGATCTTAAAAGAGCACCAGAAGTAATGGAAAATTTGTTTAAATTAGATTTTTATAGATCATTATTGCCAAAAAGTGGAGAATCTTTTAGACCTCTTCAAGAATTAATGCTTGGATATTCTGATAGCAATAAAGATTCGGGGTTTGTTTCTAGTAATTGGGAAATTCATAGAGCCCAAATAGCTCTTCAAAATCTTGCAAGTAGAAATAACATATTGCTAAGACTTTTTCATGGAAGAGGCGGTTCTGTAGGTAGAGGGGGAGGACCGGCTTATCAGGCAATATTGGCTCAACCAAGCGGTACTTTAAAAGGGCGAATAAAAATAACAGAACAAGGTGAAGTGTTAGCTTCTAAATATAGTCTTCCAGAACTGGCTTTATACAATCTTGAAACTGTTACTACAGCGGTCATTCAAAATAGTTTGGTAAATAACAGTCTTGACGCAACTCCAGAATGGAACCAATTAATGTCTAGGCTGGCAGAAACATCTAGGACTCACTACAGAAAATTAGTACATGAAAATCCTGATTTGTTGAATTTCTTTCAAGAGGTTACGCCAATAGAAGAAATAAGTAAATTACAGATATCTAGCAGGCCTGCCAGAAGAAAAAAGGGGGCAAAAGATTTGTCAAGTTTAAGAGCTATTCCATGGGTATTTGGTTGGACACAAAGTAGATTTCTTTTGCCAAGCTGGTTTGGAGTAGGTACTGCATTATCATCAGAATTAAATTCAGACCCACAACAAATCGAATTATTAAGAGTTCTGCATCAAAGATGGCCATTCTTCAGGATGCTTATATCCAAGGTAGAAATGACTTTATCTAAGGTAGATCTGGAAGTAGCTAGATATTATGTTGACACTCTAGGAAGTAAAGCAAATAAAGATTCTTTTGATGATATTTTTGAAGTAATTTCTCAAGAATATAATCTTACAAAATCTTTAATACTTGAAATTACTGGTAAAAATAAGCTCCTTGAATCTGATAGAGACTTAAAATCATCAGTAAGCTTGAGAAATAAGACAATAATTCCATTGGGATTTTTGCAAGTGTCACTTCTCAGAAGACTTAGAGATCAAACCAGACAACCCCCAATTAGCGAGTTTCTTATTGACAAAGATGAATCTAGAAGAGCTTATAGTAGAAGTGAACTACTGAGGGGGGCACTTTTAACTATTAATGGGATAGCAGCTGGCATGAGAAATACAGGTTGA
- a CDS encoding N-acetyltransferase: MQYFSKKKLILPEGYFVNSSQIPSAREVNKLLANCGCETFPIKPLSDAIQKSNFFFTIQSELKNKLYGFVRVTSDRGLNANLWNLSAAPGNNQQLYYSILLQVTLEKINREMPGCSISVQAPVSSFKSLEEIGFILDPNGIRVMGLKL; encoded by the coding sequence TTGCAATATTTTTCTAAAAAAAAACTTATTCTTCCAGAAGGTTATTTTGTTAACTCTTCTCAGATTCCATCAGCTAGAGAAGTTAACAAACTTTTAGCTAATTGTGGTTGTGAGACATTTCCAATAAAACCTCTTTCTGATGCCATTCAGAAAAGTAATTTCTTTTTCACAATACAGAGTGAATTAAAAAACAAATTATATGGCTTTGTAAGGGTTACATCTGACAGGGGATTGAATGCTAACTTATGGAATTTAAGTGCAGCTCCAGGTAATAATCAGCAACTTTATTATTCAATATTGCTTCAAGTCACTCTTGAGAAAATAAATAGAGAAATGCCTGGATGCAGTATTTCTGTGCAGGCTCCAGTATCTTCATTTAAAAGTTTAGAAGAAATTGGATTCATACTAGATCCAAACGGAATAAGAGTAATGGGACTTAAACTTTAA
- a CDS encoding photosystem I reaction center subunit II PsaD codes for MTETLVGQFPKHIGSTGGLLNSAETEEKYAIVWNSSKEQAFELPTGGAAIMHEGDNLMYFARKEQCLALGTQLRAFKPRIEDFKIYRIFPGGDIEFLHPKDGVFPEKVNEGREKVGHNPRRIGENPNPAGLKFTTKNTFD; via the coding sequence ATGACGGAAACTTTAGTTGGTCAATTTCCAAAGCATATAGGAAGTACTGGGGGTTTATTAAACTCAGCAGAAACAGAAGAAAAATATGCAATTGTATGGAATAGTTCAAAAGAACAAGCATTTGAATTACCCACTGGTGGTGCTGCTATTATGCACGAAGGTGATAATTTAATGTACTTTGCAAGAAAAGAACAATGTCTTGCACTAGGTACACAATTACGAGCTTTCAAACCAAGAATTGAGGACTTCAAAATCTACAGAATCTTCCCGGGTGGTGATATTGAATTCTTACATCCAAAAGATGGTGTTTTCCCTGAGAAAGTAAATGAGGGTAGAGAAAAAGTTGGCCATAACCCAAGGAGAATAGGTGAGAATCCTAATCCAGCTGGGTTGAAATTTACAACTAAGAATACTTTTGATTAA